In a genomic window of Streptococcus oralis:
- a CDS encoding AAA family ATPase, with translation MKKKTAVVFGTFAPLHQGHIDLIQRAKRQCDQVWVVVSGYEGDRGEQVGLSLQKRFRYIREAFRDDELTSVCKLDETNLPRYPMGWQEWLDQMLAEISYDETQQELTFFVGEAEYQQELAKRGFGTVLQERKFGISATMIRENPSKYWKYIAQPFRRQFTKKVLIMGSASNGKTTLAKDLARYYDAPVSLEYAREYQIKNNVRDDELTPKDYYYLLLGQYDQTSKLIDSNANRGLVIADTNSLVTKGYYDYYMETEDQEDLSGETFDNLFASILAKEKWDLILFVQPVGSYVNDGFRDMTMAEDHIRYSFSQHLDQMRERYLTTIPLVYLAEDYLGNYEAAKVAIDAIYQAD, from the coding sequence ATGAAAAAGAAAACAGCAGTGGTATTTGGGACCTTTGCCCCTCTCCATCAAGGGCATATCGATCTGATTCAGCGAGCGAAGCGTCAGTGTGACCAGGTCTGGGTAGTCGTTTCAGGCTACGAGGGAGACCGAGGTGAGCAGGTAGGTTTAAGTCTTCAAAAACGATTTCGCTATATCCGAGAGGCTTTTCGGGATGACGAGTTGACCTCTGTCTGCAAGCTGGATGAGACCAACCTTCCCCGTTACCCTATGGGCTGGCAGGAGTGGTTGGACCAGATGTTAGCGGAGATTTCCTATGATGAAACCCAGCAAGAACTGACTTTTTTTGTAGGAGAAGCAGAATACCAGCAGGAGCTAGCTAAACGTGGATTTGGCACCGTCTTGCAAGAAAGAAAGTTTGGTATCTCAGCGACTATGATTCGAGAAAATCCAAGCAAATATTGGAAATACATCGCTCAACCCTTCCGTCGTCAGTTTACCAAGAAAGTCTTGATCATGGGAAGTGCTAGCAATGGGAAGACCACTCTAGCCAAGGATTTGGCAAGGTATTACGATGCGCCCGTTAGTTTGGAATACGCGCGTGAGTACCAGATCAAAAACAATGTCCGCGACGATGAATTGACTCCAAAGGATTATTATTATCTCCTTTTAGGGCAGTATGACCAGACCTCCAAACTAATAGATAGCAATGCCAATCGAGGTCTAGTGATAGCCGATACCAACTCCTTGGTAACCAAGGGCTACTATGACTATTACATGGAGACTGAGGACCAAGAGGACTTATCAGGAGAAACCTTTGACAATCTCTTTGCCTCTATCTTGGCCAAGGAAAAATGGGATTTGATTCTCTTTGTGCAACCTGTCGGCTCCTATGTCAATGACGGATTTAGAGATATGACCATGGCGGAAGACCACATTCGCTACAGTTTTTCCCAGCATTTGGACCAAATGAGGGA